The sequence CTGGACATCGACCTGCTGCACGCACTCCTGCGTCAGTTTACTGACCCGGATGAGCGGGACGAGGAGGTTCTCAATATGATCGATCAGGTGGCACAGTACCACGCTCAAGAGTATGCCGAGCGGTTCGATTCGCTCGAAGATGTTCTCGAATGGCTCTCACTGTGTGGGTTCCTGACCGTTCGGCGGGACGAAAAGGGGAGTTTCCACGTGGTGTTCCCATCCGAATCGGTGCGGTGGTTGATGATTCGGTTCATCCGCGGTAGCATCGCCGACCTTCCGTTCGAAATTGAAATCGAAGAGAGTGTTTCGAAAGTACTATTAAGAGAACGAGAACCGTGAATACCTCTGCACGGAACGCAAACCGACTCGAATCTGGGGGTTGGGTATTTCTTACTATTTCACACACTTGGTGACGTATACACAGGGTTCATACGACCGA is a genomic window of Haloarcula sp. H-GB4 containing:
- a CDS encoding ribbon-helix-helix protein, CopG family; amino-acid sequence: MPTDRVTVSLDEETKETLEGLTDRTGESQSQLIREAIAFYAANFDSAHASDSDHLQTYYEMLSTGEHVLLDIDLLHALLRQFTDPDERDEEVLNMIDQVAQYHAQEYAERFDSLEDVLEWLSLCGFLTVRRDEKGSFHVVFPSESVRWLMIRFIRGSIADLPFEIEIEESVSKVLLREREP